One Cottoperca gobio chromosome 23, fCotGob3.1, whole genome shotgun sequence genomic region harbors:
- the kdm7aa gene encoding lysine-specific demethylase 7A isoform X2 — MAAAPLYCVCRQPYDVSRFMIECDICKDWFHGSCVQVEEHHAVDIDVYHCPNCDVEHGSSLMKKRNNCYRHDYTEPNDGLKPVQAGTSVFVKELQSRTFASGEEIMMQMKGEQVTTRYLERHGFSYPIVVTEMEGLGLKLPPPTFSVKDVEQYVGCNKVIDVIDVARQADSKMKLSEFIKYFKNPHRPKVLNLISLEFSDTKMSELVEVPDVAQKMSWVENYWPDDSFFPKPFVQKYCLMGVKDSYTDFHIDFGGTSVWYHVLWGEKIFFLIKPTLANLALYEAWSSSPNQSEVFFGDKVEKCYKCVVPQGTTLLIPTGWIHAVLTSQDCMAFGGNFLHNLNIGMQLRCYEMERRLKTPDLFKFPYFEAICWYVAKNLLEMLKELREDNCPPSTYLVEGVKALISALRTWLKREVTEPTSEVPDHIRPNHLIKELTKEIRYLEEEPVSGSKPVKSQGSGCGVASGSNACPATRTTLERLCQARQARRAARRLREQQRQAPRVPSNLDILERHTREVLRRLEVGPLEEDAAFCAKVRGKLNKVSTASAAAAAESLEDNHHLRLMLVNGRIIRDMRQPGSSPVKTEGERSSPKSCMDEKSERTQDSREQHSTVGKHALLDGLERVKTELREEVSGHSSVSDVDSDSDSPTEHKASSSSSSSSSSSSSSSSSSSSSSSSDEDSGSSQDEEEDEGGSSQQRGSGHTIQLEQSGQKLRHKHKPLKRERPTSPSTEEAIQGMLSMAGLLCSSKPEKVASSQEPWWSSSSQCSPLEQREEAQHRLQGDKSPMDSQGNSSEAWDNQGLPSPLSRSHGGSPETEYQYCDPSMSPPLHPSKRLAPNPPPISNQATKGKRPKKGMATAKQRLGKILKLNGHNRVFA; from the exons ATGGCGGCGGCCCCGCTGTACTGTGTCTGCCGGCAGCCCTACGATGTGAGCCGGTTTATGATCGAGTGCGACATCTGTAAAGACTGGTTTCATGGCAG CTGTGTGCAGGTAGAAGAGCATCATGCTGTGGATATCGATGTTTACCACTGTCCCAACTGTGATGTTGAACACGGATCCTCCCTGA TGAAAAAGCGCAACAACTGCTACAGGCACGACTACACGGAGCCCAACGATGGATTGAAGCCGGTGCAGGCTGGCACTTCAGTGTTTGTCAAGGAGCTCCAGAGCAGGACCTTCGCCAG TGGTGAGGAGATCATGATGCAGATGAAGGGCGAGCAGGTGACAACCCGCTACCTGGAGAGACACGGCTTCAGTTACCCCATCGTGGTCACGGAGATGGAGGGCCTGGGACTCAAACTACCACCCCCTACTTTCTCTGTCAAAGATGTGGAGCAGTATGTGG GTTGCAACAAAGTTATCGATGTGATAGATGTGGCACGTCAGGCAGACAGCAAGATGAAGCTCAGCGAGTTTATCAAGTATTTCAAGAACCCGCATCGACCCAAGGTCCTCAACCTCATCAGCCTGGAGTTCTCTGACACTAA GATGTCGGAGTTGGTGGAGGTTCCTGACGTGGCTCAGAAGATGTCCTGGGTAGAGAACTACTGGCCGGACGACTCCTTCTTCCCCAAGCCCTTTGTCCAGAAGTACTGCCTTATGGGGGTCAAGGACAGCTACACAGATTTCCACATAGACTTCGGAGGCACCTCCGTCTGGTACCATGTTCTCTGG GGTGAGAAGATCTTTTTCTTGATCAAGCCCACTCTCGCCAACCTTGCACTATATGAGGCATGGAGCTCCTCGCCCAATCAGAGTGAAGTGTTCTTCGGGGACAAAGTGGAGAAGTGCTACAAGTGTGTTGTGCCCCAAGGAACCACCCTGCTCATCCCTACAG GCTGGATCCATGCTGTTCTCACCTCTCAGGATTGCATGGCGTTTGGAGGGAACTTTCTTCACAACCTCAATATTGGCATGCAGCTCAG GTGTTATGAAATGGAGCGTCGCCTGAAAACCCCAGACCTCTTTAAGTTTCCGTACTTCGAAGCCATCTGTTGGTATGTGGCCAAGAACCTCTTGGAAATGCTAAAAG aGCTACGAGAGGACAACTGTCCACCATCAACCTACCTAGTGGAGGGAGTCAAGGCTTTAATCAGTGCACTGAGGACCTGGTTGAAAAGAGAG GTGACTGAGCCCACCAGTGAGGTACCGGACCATATCAGGCCCAACCATCTCATTAAAGAGCTGACCAAGGAAATCCGCTACCTGGAG GAGGAACCAGTCAGTGGTAGCAAGCCAGTGAAATCTCAGGGAAGTGGATGTGGAGTAGCATCTGGATCGAATGCCTGCCCGGCCACTCGCACCACACTGGAGAGGCTGTGCCAGGCCCGGCAGGCGAGAAGGGCCGCCAGGCGGCTGAGGGAGCAGCAGCGGCAGGCCCCCAGAGTGCCGTCCAACCTGGACATCTTAGAGCGGCACACCAGGGAGGTGCTGAGGAGGCTGGAAGTGGGACCGCTGGAGGAG GATGCGGCGTTCTGTGCCAAGGTGCGTGGGAAGCTCAATAAAGTGTCGACTGcatcagcagctgctgctgcagagtctTTAGAGGACAACCACCACCTACGGCTAATGCTGGTCAACGGCAGAATCATCAG AGATATGAGGCAGCCAGGCAGCAGCCCTGTGAAGACGGAGGGTGAACGCTCATCACCAAAGAGTTGTATGGACGAGAAGTCTGAGAGGACACAGGACAGTCGAGAGCAGCACAGCACAGTGGGGAAACACGCACTCCTCG ATGGTCTGGAGAGGGTGAAGACTGAACTCAGGGAAGAAGTCTCCGGACACTCCAGTGTGTCAGACGTGGATTCAGACAGCGACTCTCCCACAGAG CATAAAGCGTCGTCGTCGTCTTCGTCGTCGTCGTCTTCGTCGTCGTCATCGTCatcatcgtcgtcgtcgtcttcCTCTTCCGATGAGGATTCAGGGAGTTcccaggatgaagaggaggatgaggggggcTCTTCTCAGCAGAGAGGCTCAGGGCACACCATACAGCTGGAGCAGTCTGGCCAGAAACtcaggcacaaacacaaaccactCAAACG AGAACGTCCTACCTCACCCAGCACAGAAGAGGCCATTCAGGGGATGCTGTCTATGGCTGGTCTGCTGTGCTCCTCCAAGCCGGAGAAGGTGGCCTCGTCCCAGGAGCCCTGGTGGTCCAGCTCCAGCCAGTGCTCGCCGctggagcagagggaggaggcgCAGCACCGACTGCAGGGGGACAAGAGCCCGATGGACAGCCAAGGCAACAGCAGCGAGGCCTGGGACAATCAGGGGCTCCCCAGCCCTCTCAGCCGGAGCCACGGCGGCAGCCCCGAAACAGAATACCAGTACTGTGACCCCTCAATGTCTCCACCGCTGCACCCCTCCAAAAGGCTCGCCCCCAACCCCCCACCTATCAGCAATCAGGCCACAAAAG gcaAGCGGCCCAAAAAAGGAATGGCCACAGCCAAGCAGAGACTGGGGAAGATTCTAAAACTCAACGGACACAATCGCGTCTTTGCGTAA
- the kdm7aa gene encoding lysine-specific demethylase 7A isoform X1 gives MAAAPLYCVCRQPYDVSRFMIECDICKDWFHGSCVQVEEHHAVDIDVYHCPNCDVEHGSSLMKKRNNCYRHDYTEPNDGLKPVQAGTSVFVKELQSRTFASGEEIMMQMKGEQVTTRYLERHGFSYPIVVTEMEGLGLKLPPPTFSVKDVEQYVGCNKVIDVIDVARQADSKMKLSEFIKYFKNPHRPKVLNLISLEFSDTKMSELVEVPDVAQKMSWVENYWPDDSFFPKPFVQKYCLMGVKDSYTDFHIDFGGTSVWYHVLWGEKIFFLIKPTLANLALYEAWSSSPNQSEVFFGDKVEKCYKCVVPQGTTLLIPTGWIHAVLTSQDCMAFGGNFLHNLNIGMQLRCYEMERRLKTPDLFKFPYFEAICWYVAKNLLEMLKELREDNCPPSTYLVEGVKALISALRTWLKREVTEPTSEVPDHIRPNHLIKELTKEIRYLEVRGDEEERISETEEPVSGSKPVKSQGSGCGVASGSNACPATRTTLERLCQARQARRAARRLREQQRQAPRVPSNLDILERHTREVLRRLEVGPLEEDAAFCAKVRGKLNKVSTASAAAAAESLEDNHHLRLMLVNGRIIRDMRQPGSSPVKTEGERSSPKSCMDEKSERTQDSREQHSTVGKHALLDGLERVKTELREEVSGHSSVSDVDSDSDSPTEHKASSSSSSSSSSSSSSSSSSSSSSSSDEDSGSSQDEEEDEGGSSQQRGSGHTIQLEQSGQKLRHKHKPLKRERPTSPSTEEAIQGMLSMAGLLCSSKPEKVASSQEPWWSSSSQCSPLEQREEAQHRLQGDKSPMDSQGNSSEAWDNQGLPSPLSRSHGGSPETEYQYCDPSMSPPLHPSKRLAPNPPPISNQATKGKRPKKGMATAKQRLGKILKLNGHNRVFA, from the exons ATGGCGGCGGCCCCGCTGTACTGTGTCTGCCGGCAGCCCTACGATGTGAGCCGGTTTATGATCGAGTGCGACATCTGTAAAGACTGGTTTCATGGCAG CTGTGTGCAGGTAGAAGAGCATCATGCTGTGGATATCGATGTTTACCACTGTCCCAACTGTGATGTTGAACACGGATCCTCCCTGA TGAAAAAGCGCAACAACTGCTACAGGCACGACTACACGGAGCCCAACGATGGATTGAAGCCGGTGCAGGCTGGCACTTCAGTGTTTGTCAAGGAGCTCCAGAGCAGGACCTTCGCCAG TGGTGAGGAGATCATGATGCAGATGAAGGGCGAGCAGGTGACAACCCGCTACCTGGAGAGACACGGCTTCAGTTACCCCATCGTGGTCACGGAGATGGAGGGCCTGGGACTCAAACTACCACCCCCTACTTTCTCTGTCAAAGATGTGGAGCAGTATGTGG GTTGCAACAAAGTTATCGATGTGATAGATGTGGCACGTCAGGCAGACAGCAAGATGAAGCTCAGCGAGTTTATCAAGTATTTCAAGAACCCGCATCGACCCAAGGTCCTCAACCTCATCAGCCTGGAGTTCTCTGACACTAA GATGTCGGAGTTGGTGGAGGTTCCTGACGTGGCTCAGAAGATGTCCTGGGTAGAGAACTACTGGCCGGACGACTCCTTCTTCCCCAAGCCCTTTGTCCAGAAGTACTGCCTTATGGGGGTCAAGGACAGCTACACAGATTTCCACATAGACTTCGGAGGCACCTCCGTCTGGTACCATGTTCTCTGG GGTGAGAAGATCTTTTTCTTGATCAAGCCCACTCTCGCCAACCTTGCACTATATGAGGCATGGAGCTCCTCGCCCAATCAGAGTGAAGTGTTCTTCGGGGACAAAGTGGAGAAGTGCTACAAGTGTGTTGTGCCCCAAGGAACCACCCTGCTCATCCCTACAG GCTGGATCCATGCTGTTCTCACCTCTCAGGATTGCATGGCGTTTGGAGGGAACTTTCTTCACAACCTCAATATTGGCATGCAGCTCAG GTGTTATGAAATGGAGCGTCGCCTGAAAACCCCAGACCTCTTTAAGTTTCCGTACTTCGAAGCCATCTGTTGGTATGTGGCCAAGAACCTCTTGGAAATGCTAAAAG aGCTACGAGAGGACAACTGTCCACCATCAACCTACCTAGTGGAGGGAGTCAAGGCTTTAATCAGTGCACTGAGGACCTGGTTGAAAAGAGAG GTGACTGAGCCCACCAGTGAGGTACCGGACCATATCAGGCCCAACCATCTCATTAAAGAGCTGACCAAGGAAATCCGCTACCTGGAGGTAAGAGGGGACGAGGAGGAAAGGATATCGGAGACG GAGGAACCAGTCAGTGGTAGCAAGCCAGTGAAATCTCAGGGAAGTGGATGTGGAGTAGCATCTGGATCGAATGCCTGCCCGGCCACTCGCACCACACTGGAGAGGCTGTGCCAGGCCCGGCAGGCGAGAAGGGCCGCCAGGCGGCTGAGGGAGCAGCAGCGGCAGGCCCCCAGAGTGCCGTCCAACCTGGACATCTTAGAGCGGCACACCAGGGAGGTGCTGAGGAGGCTGGAAGTGGGACCGCTGGAGGAG GATGCGGCGTTCTGTGCCAAGGTGCGTGGGAAGCTCAATAAAGTGTCGACTGcatcagcagctgctgctgcagagtctTTAGAGGACAACCACCACCTACGGCTAATGCTGGTCAACGGCAGAATCATCAG AGATATGAGGCAGCCAGGCAGCAGCCCTGTGAAGACGGAGGGTGAACGCTCATCACCAAAGAGTTGTATGGACGAGAAGTCTGAGAGGACACAGGACAGTCGAGAGCAGCACAGCACAGTGGGGAAACACGCACTCCTCG ATGGTCTGGAGAGGGTGAAGACTGAACTCAGGGAAGAAGTCTCCGGACACTCCAGTGTGTCAGACGTGGATTCAGACAGCGACTCTCCCACAGAG CATAAAGCGTCGTCGTCGTCTTCGTCGTCGTCGTCTTCGTCGTCGTCATCGTCatcatcgtcgtcgtcgtcttcCTCTTCCGATGAGGATTCAGGGAGTTcccaggatgaagaggaggatgaggggggcTCTTCTCAGCAGAGAGGCTCAGGGCACACCATACAGCTGGAGCAGTCTGGCCAGAAACtcaggcacaaacacaaaccactCAAACG AGAACGTCCTACCTCACCCAGCACAGAAGAGGCCATTCAGGGGATGCTGTCTATGGCTGGTCTGCTGTGCTCCTCCAAGCCGGAGAAGGTGGCCTCGTCCCAGGAGCCCTGGTGGTCCAGCTCCAGCCAGTGCTCGCCGctggagcagagggaggaggcgCAGCACCGACTGCAGGGGGACAAGAGCCCGATGGACAGCCAAGGCAACAGCAGCGAGGCCTGGGACAATCAGGGGCTCCCCAGCCCTCTCAGCCGGAGCCACGGCGGCAGCCCCGAAACAGAATACCAGTACTGTGACCCCTCAATGTCTCCACCGCTGCACCCCTCCAAAAGGCTCGCCCCCAACCCCCCACCTATCAGCAATCAGGCCACAAAAG gcaAGCGGCCCAAAAAAGGAATGGCCACAGCCAAGCAGAGACTGGGGAAGATTCTAAAACTCAACGGACACAATCGCGTCTTTGCGTAA